GCTACAACACTTAAAGAAAGAAAACTTTGAACTTTACAACAAGGTTCTAGCTGAATTAAACTTGAGAAAATAGTTACTGAAAAAGCACAGAAGGGTGCTTTTTATTTTATTCTCGCTGATCAAATTTCCATTTTTCCCTATAAAACAGCCTTGAAAGCAAGTTGTGTATAATTTACTCATCAATATTTTTGTTCATTTATTTAGCATGAAAAGAGGAATATATGGAAAAAGTAATCTATGACTATGAATATGTTTTTAAAGACAATGGCAATAAAGACGGAGCCATAATTTATTGTCATGGCCACAATTCAAAGCCTAAAATTTTTGAAATGTTTCAAAATTACTGGACTAAAACAAATTATTATGCAATCCAATTTCCAGGCAATAATTTAGTTAAGCCAGTTAAAGATCATAAGCTAAATGTAAATCAATTTGCACAGTTGCTTGTTGACTTTATTACTAATAATGGCCTAAAAAATGTTACATTAATTGGCCATTCAATGGGCGGTGGCACTATATCACTTGCATATAAATTACGTCCTGACTTAATAAGTAAACTAATTTATATTGCTCCTATTAATAAAACAACATCACTAAGCAAAGGAAAATATAGAAGAAATTTTGCCCCTACTACACTCAGCGAATATCATGACTTTTTAAGGCCACTATACTATGATTTTGATAAGTTAATTGCTAACTCAGAATTTAGTGAGGAAGTTAAAAAGGCTTTTGATCCTGAAAGATTTAGCAATGAATACATTAAAGAATTAACAATGTCAATGGATTCTAGTCTTTATGATCAAATTGAAAGCGCTTTAGATTCAATTAAAATTCCTACATTGCTTATTTTAGGTGAAAAAGATGGTGTTATAGATAGTGAAGCATGCTTAGAATATTTTAAAGAGCACGTTAAAAATTTAGAAAGCATTATTGTTCCAAAATCAGCTCATATAATTTATCTAGAAAACTGACCAGTGTTTATTGAAGCTGTTGAAAAATTTTTATGTAAGTAATCTAATCAAAAGTTAATAAGCAGGAAATTTTTGCACGCCTGCTTTTTCTTTTAAGCTTATAAATTAAGCATATTGGGCAATAAATTTTTACAAATATGTTGTATTTTAATAATGTTTTATAATATATAAATATGACACTAGAAGAAAAGAATAAAAAAGAGAACTTGATTGAAATAAATGATTTAGTTTTTAAATATCATAAGAAGCAAAAAGGCGAAAGTATTAGAATTGACAAGCTAGAAATACCTAAAAATCAAATAATAGCTTTGCTAGGGCCTTCAGGGTCAGGAAAAACAACATTACTTAATCTATTACTAGGCTTTTTAAAACCAACTCAAGGAACAATAAACATAGAACACAATCCTAAAATTCATGAAATTTCTTACATTATGCAAGAGAATTCAATTTATGAAAACGTAAGCGTTTTTAACAACGTTTTTTTAAGTGCTAAAAATTATAAAAAATGAGTCGACAATGCTAGATTGACATTTTTTAATGAATATTTTGCTAGCATAAATAACCCTGAGTTAAGTTCTAAATATGAGCCATATTTAGAGAAAATTTTTAAGTTAAAAAGCTCAAGCTGAGCTAAGAAATTCAATTTTTTTGCTCTTATAATGAAATTATTATTTGATAAAAAAATCAAAAATAAGTTTAGTTTTTTTAAATCAATGAAACTTAAGACATTATTTAAAAAAGAGTTTGAAGTTGTAGCTAATAAAATAGGTATTGGTGATTATATTTATAAAAATGTTAATGAGCTTTCAGGTGGCCAAAAGCAAAGAGTAGCTTTTGCCAAAGGTATTATAAAAAAGACGAATTTGGTGCTAATGGATGAACCATTTTCAGCATTTGATGCCAAAATAAAAGAGTCAACAATAGAGTGACTAATAAATATTAAAAAAGAGTTTAACTTAAGTATTATTGTTGTTACACATGATCAGCAAGATGCATTAAAAATTAGTGATTCTATTATTTTAATGGATAATGGTGCTATTCAGCAATTTAGTTCAGGAGCCGATATGTATGAAGATCCAAATAATTTATTTGTGGCTAAGTTCATAGGTTCACCAGAAATAAATTACATTAATACTGTTGATGACATAAGTTATTACATTAGACACAACAAGCTTAGCTTTAAAAAAGATCCAAATGGCAATTTTACAATAGTCGATAAAAAATATTTTTATGACAAAATTCGCTATAGCGCTAAGTTTGATGATAAATCTTGATCATTAGTAACAAAAGATTCAAGCATTGAAGTTGGGCAAAAAGTACATGTTAGTTATAAAGATGCTGATGTTTTAGCTTTTGACAAAGACGGCAAAAGGGTTAGAAGTATTTAAAATGCTTATATGCCTATAAAACAGGCTTATAGGTTAAACAGCTTTTTATTTTCTTCATATGAGGTTATATATGAAAAATAAAGAAATAAAGCGAAAAACAGCATCAGTAGTGCAAATCATTTTGCTTATATTACCACTAGTTTTATGTATTTTATTCTTCACAATATCGCCAATTATTCACACATTTATAAAATCACTTAGATATAATCCTAATCCAACTGACCTTACTGCTTATGTAATAGGAACCGGGAATTATAATGGTATATTATCTGACCCCAATTTTAAATCCGCTATCTTTAATTCAACAATGGTATTGCTAGTTGGAACAAGCATTTCAATGGTTTTAGCTCTTGCTTTTGCTTTAATTATTAATTCAATAATGTCAGTAGTTACTAAAAGAGTAATACTTTCAATAATTTATTCTCAGTTTTTTATTTCAGGTTTTGCAGTTGGCATCGCATTTACACTGTTTTTTGGCAGCAAAGGTTTATTTTTTTACCTTATAGGGCTAGATAAATATAGTTTTACTTCAGGAAATCATAGAATTCCAATATGAATTTATTATGTAGTTTATCAAATATGAAGATCACTACCTTTTAACTTAGTTTTATTTGCTGCTGCTATATTTAGAGGCGAATTAAAATATGCAAAACTAATGAAATGTGATAATTTGTCTAAAATGCAAAAAGTTAAGTATGTTTATACAAACGAAATTTCAAAAGTTTTCTTTTCGATTTTGTTTACTAACTTTATCTTTTCATCACTAATGTATCCACAGGCTATTTTAGAGCGTTCATTTAACTTAGATTTAGAAAAAGCACACACATTAACTAGCTATACTGGTAAGTATTTTGGGCTAGGTAATAATCCTGTTTTGATTTATCCAAGAGGTTATTCATCTGCTTTCTTTAGTTTTGCATACTTAATTTCACTTTTGTGCTTGATGCAGCTTATTAGACCTAAAACAATTAAATGATTTATTAATTTAGTTAAAAAAATTAATCTTAAAGTAAAACAAAGGAAGGCAGCACATGCTACTAGCTAAAAAAATATTTTTTGGAATAATTAAGTTTGCCTTAATTGGACTTTTGTGCATCATGTTGCTTTTTCCGCTCTACTATTTACTTCTTCATTCATTAGTTTCAGCTAAGACAATAACTGATAATGTAGCATCATTAACTATTCAAGAATGAAACTGGTCAAATTACGCAAGCACCTATAAAAAAGACTTCTGAGTCGCTTTTGGTTATACCTCATTGTTTGCTTTTATATTAATGAGTCTAAGAATTTTGACTTATTCAATGGCTGTAGCAGGCTTATTAAAAATGAATGATAAGTTTCAAAAAGTATTTCAAAACTTTTTCTTAGTTATAAGTTTAATACCTGAATTTTCAATTTACTTAAGTTTTAAAACTTTTCTTATTAAGCTAAGTTTATATGGCACTGCATTTTCATTTGTTTCTAACTCCATATTTTCATTTTTTACTTTTACATATGTTTTAAATTTAGCAAAAAGTGTACACTATGAAAAGTACAAAATTATGCTTAATGATAACCTTAAATGAAATCAAAAAATAACACATGTTTATTTGCCAAAGTTAAAATTAGCATACTTTTTACTTATCATATTTGCCTTTATTACAGCCTGAAACGACTATTTGTGGCCAACATTTGTGCTTCCAACAACTAATAATGTGTGAGGTTTTACAAACATAACGATTTGATTTTTAAACTTAGGACGAGAAGCGTCTGAGTTTGAAAACACAGCCATTCAGGCAGCAGGAGCAGTAATTTCAGTTTTAATCCCTCTTACAATTTATGCAGTATTTTCAAAGAAAATAAACAGATTTAATTAATAAGCTAGTATTTGCTAAATTTACCAAAAAGCCTATAAAACAGGCTTTTTATTACACAAAAATATGGAAATTTTAATTTTTTTACTAACTCTTTTAGTTATTAATATATAAAATTTTAATGCTGTTTTTACAATTTAAAGGATTTATAAAATGAATAAGAAAAAATAATGTTCGGAATTATTCCATTAATGGCTGCTGCACCAATGATTGCTGCATCATGCCAAAAAAGTGAAAAATCAGTTGTATTTCAATTTGCTCAAAGCAATGTTTGACCACTACCTAAAATGCTTGTGCCTTTAGTTGAATATTACAACAAAACATTTAGCAAAGATAAAGACTTTCTTCCTGTAAAACTTCAATTTAGTGACGTAACAAAAACTACAAGTGAATTTGAGTTAATTAAAAAAGTAAAAAATGATATTGAATCTAATAACGAAAGCTCATTGCCTAGCTTAATTTTAGGTGCACAATCAGGCGCTTATGTTCTTAATCAATATAAAAGATTAATGGATCTTTCTGATTATGGAATAACTAAGCCAATATTTAACAAAAACATTGCCGACTTGCATTCAAAATTACCTGGTCAAAAAGGCAATGATAAAATTTACAGCATTCCTTTTGATAACTTAGATGTTGATGCAGTTGTTTATAACCTAGAAGTTTTAAATTACATTTTCAAAATGATTAAAGAAAATGGTGGCAATGTGGATGAAAACGCTGATATAGTTAAAAAAGCTACTGAAGCAGGCAAGGAAGGCGTAGGTCAAAAATTGCCCGATAACACTATTTGAAAGGCATTGGAGCCAAAGACTGCTGACAAAAAAGCTTTTAATGGCCTAAGCGTAAATAATGAAACATTTAGCTCAATAGAAAATATAAAAGAGTTTGCTAAAAAGTTTTATGAGGGCACTAAGTTAAATACTTCTAAAGTTAATGATGACACATTAACAGGTGAAGTAATATCGGTTGACTATGCTAATGACTTGCTTTTTAAGGAGCTCAACTCACAAATTGGTAAAGATAAACTAGTTTTTGATTCAGTTGAAACAGGCAAAGAAGAAAATCCTGTTGCTGTTAAATATAATTTAGTAGATGATGCAGATATTAAAAGTAAGTTTAAGCAATTATTAAGCGGATATAAAAATATTACTAAAAGACATGAACATAAAGTTGGGGAAAATAATAAAGTATTTCAAACAATTAATTTCGGTAACAAAGGCGAAAATGCAAGCATAAATATTGCTAGATTTAAGAGTGCAATAAGTTTTGCAACTAGTGTTGGAGTTAATTCAACAATGTTTAGTTCGCGTAATAAAGAAATTTATGGCAAAGATGACCCTGATTTTGAGAAAAAAGTTGCTGCATATGAAAACGTTTATATGGATCCACAATTAACAACAGTTAAAAAAGATGAACAAAAAATATTTACTGAAGGTGGTTCAAGTTTATTAACTATTAAACTTAGTGATGAATCATTAAATAAAGCAACTATAAAGTTTGTTAAATGATTATTTGAAGGCAAAAATAATGCCTACATCCAAGGCATGGAAGAAAACTGAAAGACTTTTGCAAAATATTCAGGCTACATTATGCCTTTAGCTTCAGTTATTAATGATCAAAGCTTAAATTGATTCCAAAGTGAAGCTGATAAATTAAAGCAAAAAAAAGCTGCTAAAACCATCAGCGATGAAGAGTTCAGAATCTTAAACTTCTTAAGATCAGCTTATGTATCAATTAAGTCAATTAGAGACTTTGAAAAAGATAATTCAATTATTGCTAAAAATAACGCACAAGATGACAAAACAGGACAAATCAACAATACAATTTCATCAGTTGCAAAAACTTGAACTAATCATAACAAGGCTTCTGAAATTAAGGAAGATGTCTTAATTGAAACAATTGAAAAAGAAATAAATCCAAATCGTTAGTAAAAAAATACTGAAACTCTTGCTTTCAGTATTTTTGTTTTTTAAGAATTAGCTTTTTTGTTATGAACAATAACACTAATTTTAGAATCTTTAGTATTACTAATGTACTTAGTTATGTAAAAGTGGTACTCA
This sequence is a window from Mycoplasmopsis agalactiae PG2. Protein-coding genes within it:
- a CDS encoding ABC transporter permease subunit; the encoded protein is MLLAKKIFFGIIKFALIGLLCIMLLFPLYYLLLHSLVSAKTITDNVASLTIQEWNWSNYASTYKKDFWVAFGYTSLFAFILMSLRILTYSMAVAGLLKMNDKFQKVFQNFFLVISLIPEFSIYLSFKTFLIKLSLYGTAFSFVSNSIFSFFTFTYVLNLAKSVHYEKYKIMLNDNLKWNQKITHVYLPKLKLAYFLLIIFAFITAWNDYLWPTFVLPTTNNVWGFTNITIWFLNLGREASEFENTAIQAAGAVISVLIPLTIYAVFSKKINRFN
- a CDS encoding alpha/beta fold hydrolase, translating into MEKVIYDYEYVFKDNGNKDGAIIYCHGHNSKPKIFEMFQNYWTKTNYYAIQFPGNNLVKPVKDHKLNVNQFAQLLVDFITNNGLKNVTLIGHSMGGGTISLAYKLRPDLISKLIYIAPINKTTSLSKGKYRRNFAPTTLSEYHDFLRPLYYDFDKLIANSEFSEEVKKAFDPERFSNEYIKELTMSMDSSLYDQIESALDSIKIPTLLILGEKDGVIDSEACLEYFKEHVKNLESIIVPKSAHIIYLENWPVFIEAVEKFLCK
- a CDS encoding ATP-binding cassette domain-containing protein, yielding MTLEEKNKKENLIEINDLVFKYHKKQKGESIRIDKLEIPKNQIIALLGPSGSGKTTLLNLLLGFLKPTQGTINIEHNPKIHEISYIMQENSIYENVSVFNNVFLSAKNYKKWVDNARLTFFNEYFASINNPELSSKYEPYLEKIFKLKSSSWAKKFNFFALIMKLLFDKKIKNKFSFFKSMKLKTLFKKEFEVVANKIGIGDYIYKNVNELSGGQKQRVAFAKGIIKKTNLVLMDEPFSAFDAKIKESTIEWLINIKKEFNLSIIVVTHDQQDALKISDSIILMDNGAIQQFSSGADMYEDPNNLFVAKFIGSPEINYINTVDDISYYIRHNKLSFKKDPNGNFTIVDKKYFYDKIRYSAKFDDKSWSLVTKDSSIEVGQKVHVSYKDADVLAFDKDGKRVRSI
- a CDS encoding P68 family surface lipoprotein; translation: MFGIIPLMAAAPMIAASCQKSEKSVVFQFAQSNVWPLPKMLVPLVEYYNKTFSKDKDFLPVKLQFSDVTKTTSEFELIKKVKNDIESNNESSLPSLILGAQSGAYVLNQYKRLMDLSDYGITKPIFNKNIADLHSKLPGQKGNDKIYSIPFDNLDVDAVVYNLEVLNYIFKMIKENGGNVDENADIVKKATEAGKEGVGQKLPDNTIWKALEPKTADKKAFNGLSVNNETFSSIENIKEFAKKFYEGTKLNTSKVNDDTLTGEVISVDYANDLLFKELNSQIGKDKLVFDSVETGKEENPVAVKYNLVDDADIKSKFKQLLSGYKNITKRHEHKVGENNKVFQTINFGNKGENASINIARFKSAISFATSVGVNSTMFSSRNKEIYGKDDPDFEKKVAAYENVYMDPQLTTVKKDEQKIFTEGGSSLLTIKLSDESLNKATIKFVKWLFEGKNNAYIQGMEENWKTFAKYSGYIMPLASVINDQSLNWFQSEADKLKQKKAAKTISDEEFRILNFLRSAYVSIKSIRDFEKDNSIIAKNNAQDDKTGQINNTISSVAKTWTNHNKASEIKEDVLIETIEKEINPNR
- a CDS encoding sugar ABC transporter permease, yielding MKNKEIKRKTASVVQIILLILPLVLCILFFTISPIIHTFIKSLRYNPNPTDLTAYVIGTGNYNGILSDPNFKSAIFNSTMVLLVGTSISMVLALAFALIINSIMSVVTKRVILSIIYSQFFISGFAVGIAFTLFFGSKGLFFYLIGLDKYSFTSGNHRIPIWIYYVVYQIWRSLPFNLVLFAAAIFRGELKYAKLMKCDNLSKMQKVKYVYTNEISKVFFSILFTNFIFSSLMYPQAILERSFNLDLEKAHTLTSYTGKYFGLGNNPVLIYPRGYSSAFFSFAYLISLLCLMQLIRPKTIKWFINLVKKINLKVKQRKAAHATS